The genomic window AATCCCCATGGGCAAAGGGGTTATATGGCGTACGTTACGGCAGGAACGAGGATGGTGAACTGGTAATAGTCACTCCTGACGGCAGACAGACTTTCGTTGCTAACTTCAATTTTGACCTGGCGGGTGAGCGCACCGCCGGCTTGCTGGTTGGCGAGGGCAGTTCAGAGTTTTACCGCCTGTTGGATTCACCGAAAGGCTTTAATCTTTATGATACTTTTGAGGCGATATTTGGCTATTACATGAAGGCGATATCTGGCATATCGTTTTTTCCGGGCATTGACCCGCTGATACTGGACATGGATGGTGACGGGGTGGAGCTTAACGCCCGTCTTGGTGTCTCACCTTTTTATGATATTGACGCTGACGGCTTTGCCGAGCAAACGGGCTGGGCACGGGGCGATGACGCTTTCCTCGTGCGTGACCTCAACGCTAACGGGATTATTGATGACGCCTCCGAGATGTTTGTATTATCCCCCGCCCCTGAGCGGGGGTCTCATCCCGTAGTCACAAAAGCCGTCAATGACAACGTAGCAACACCCACCGCCACCAACGACAATCACCTTGACTTAAGCATTAACACTGCTATTGCTAGTTAATAAATTATTTACTCTGGAGTATATGGGTTGAGATGAAGAAGATACTATATTGGATAGGAAGACACTGGATATTATCACTTTTTTTATTAATTGGTAGTGTTTCTTCAGGGCTTAACTATTCTGGATTTTGTATTGAGCAGGGTAGATGGCTTAGCGATGAGGAGTTTTTATTGGCTATGTTGGGTTACACAGAAGGAGATACTATACGCAATGAAGAAAGAAAAAAATTCCTTAGAGAAAACCCTGAATGCTGCCGTTTGTACAGAGGAGATACAGGTATGGTGTCAAACATAGACTGGTTGAATAGAATAACAGGTTCTATTTATGCATCCGGTGAAGTAGACTCTAAACTTCCTGATACAGAAATATGGTATGGAACAAACCCACCTCTAGATTACTATAGAAGATACATAACTCTAGATACTTGCGGGAAGTCATATAGTAAATTTAGCGATAAAATTACAAAACAAGACAGTGAATTATCTTACGAAATATATTTAAGAAAGAAACAAAAAGGAGTTGCTCATGACAGTTTATAATTGGAATCAGCTTGGCATTGAAGAAGTTACCAATCTCTACCTTTACGGTTCGTTAAACACTCCGGATAATTTGGCAAGCGATACATTGATTCGTCCAAAGGTAGTGCGTCAAAATGATGTTTACATGTTTGAAGACGGAACACCTCTTGCATCCATTACTTTAGATACTGTGTCCTTTATGTCCAGCGGTCCTGGATATTTTGCAAAAGCCTCTAATTCGGCATTAATTCAGCAATTTTTTAATAACACTACGTTGCTTTCTACTAGTGGTGTTCGCCAAGAATTTAGCCTCGCAATGATAAAAAGTATTCTAGGTTTAAACGATATTCAAAGTAATATTTCTATTCAACAATATGCTTATGATGTTGGAAGCGCAGATTTTTTACAAAGAAGTTATATCTATAATACTTCTGGGTTTACAATTACGGATAATCATTCTCCAGCCGATAGAAAAATTAAATTTATCATTGAAGCGGATGGTACAAGACATATACAAAATATGCGAATTCTTCCACTAAGTGATAATTTTGACTTTGACTCATCTGATAAATCAACTGTTCTTGCAAACACTGTTTTGCAGCCAAATATAGACCCCTCTAATATTGGAAGAAGAGCAAATATTATATTTGACGAAGCAAGTAAAGCCAATGTCCCACTAATAACAGACTATTATAAAGCTGATTATGATAATGATGTTGCCGCTACGAACAGCTGGTTTGATGCCGCCGCTGGTCTTGCTAAACTTTCTACACTTAGTAGTTCCCTTATTTCTGATCTATGGGATTCTGGTGTCACTAAATTCCTTACAGCAGATAACCGCCCTATAATATATGGCACGAATGATGGAGACACATTTAATGCCAGTATATTTAATGATTCCAGCCTTCCAACACTTGCTCCCTACGCAAAAAATGGGATTGTATTTATCGGCGGAAAAGGTGATGATACTTTCGTAAATAGCACTCATAATAGCGATAATAATGATATATTTGATGGTGGAGAAGGTGTTGATACTGTTAAGTATAGTTCATTTTTATTTGGTAAAGATATTGCAATATCAGAACGTTCTTCCATTCCAGAGTTGCCGAGTCCAAACGCTAGTATTAATACCAGTATAGAAGTTGACTTAATTGTTAATATAGAAAAAATAGAAGCAACCAGCAATAGCGACAACATAGGAATAGTTCTCCTGCCCACCACCAAAGTACAGGAGATACACGCCGGTGACGGAGATGATGAGGTATCGGTGGTTGGTTCACTGGTTGCTTTCAAGCCGACGATATATCTTGAGAATGGTGATGATACTCTGGTCGCTGCCCCTCGTGGCTCCATCGTCTATGGCGGGTCTGGAGCGGATACGTTTGAGCTGGGCAGTGACTATCTGATAGCCGACGCTGACACCAGCGACACCATCACTTACGGCGGCAGAACAATCCATGGTGGGATTAACTTCAACACCCAAGAATCACCATGGGCGAAGGGGATTTATGGCGTGCGTTACGGCCGGAATGAGGATGACGAGCTGGTTATCGTAACTCCTGATGGCAGACAGACATTCATCGCTAACTTTAACTTTGACCTAGCGGGTGAGCGCACCGCTGGCTTGCTGGTTGGCGAGGGAACGCTGGAGTTTCACCGCCTGTTGGAATCACCGAAAGGCTTTAACCTTTACGGCACGTTTGAGGCGATATTCGGCTATTACATGAAGGCGATATTCGGCATCACCTTCTTTCCGGGCATTGACCCGCTGATACTGGATATGGATGGTGACGGGGTGGAACTGAACGCCCGTCTTGGTGTCTCGCCTTTTTATGATATTGACGCTGACGGTTTCGCTGAGCAAACGGGCTGGGCACGGGGCGATGATGCTTTTCTCGTGCGTGACTTAAACGCCAACGGGATTATTGATGATGTCTCGGAGATGTTCGGCGATGTATCAACCACTGGCTTTGACGCGCTTAGAGTGCTAGATAGTAATAATGACGGGGTGATTGACGCCGCTGATAATGAGTTCTCCACCCTGCTATTATGGCAAGACGTAAATGAGAATATGCTAACAGACGCCGGTGAGCTGACAAGCCTTAATGCCGCCGGAATTACCTCCATTGATTTAAGCAGCACGCCAAGCGGTGAGCTGGTCGCCGGTAACTATGTTGACTCTGTGGGCAGCTTCACCCTAAGTGATGGCAGCACGCGTGAGATAGCCGACGTTACCTTCCGCGCCAATCAACGTGATACTATCTGGCTGGGTGATGATACGATAGACGCGGTGGCGGCAACCCTGCCCGAACTTAAAGGATTCGGCACACTAACCGACCTGAGAATAGCCATGACCGATAGCGCGAGCTTGAAGGGGGCAAATGATAATTACGTTGACATAAGCGTTAACACTGCTATTGCTAGTTAATAAATTATTTACTCTAAACTGTGGATGGGTGAGATGAAAAAAGCAACAAAATGGTACAGACGATGACAGAAAAAATATTCTTGATTTCTATTCAGATTATAGGAGTCCTATTACTATTATTCTTAACTTTTTATATCCCCTATCGCTTGGCTCTTAGAAATAAAGAAAAAAGAACAATCTTTATTAAAAATGCAGTAAGAACTGAAGGGACTATAGAAGGAATAGTTTTAGCGAATATAAAGCCTATACATTTTTCCTTGAAATATTTTTTTACCGATAAGCACGGTGGAATATACAAGGGAACTGATGATATAGGGCTATCTATATTCAAATACAAAAAAGGTCAAAAAATTACTATTTATTATGACCCTAATAAACCAGATAAAAATATTATAGAGCACAAAGGAAAGAAGGATAGTTATGTCTAACATATTTGGATATTATAAAGCAGAAAATATGCCTAGAGTGACAAGCAGTGGTACAATCTCTGGGTTAAATGCATATATCGCAGCATTAGAAACTGGTCTCATAGAAGTATTAGAGTATAATAAAACTTTACCGGGCATAGCTTTACGATTTGCTTTGATCGGTGATGGTATAACAGGAGCTTCGAGCCAAACCTTAAACATAATATATAATGACGATGAAACGTTTAGCATAGATGGTTATCTTAACAATGCTAAATTTGCGCTAACTCAAACTGCTGCTTCTACCGCTATAGCTGGAGCTATATTTCTTATAACTGGCACCTCTGTCGGTATAGCCGGAGTTATCGGTATATCCGCCGCTACCTCTTTGGTGTTTTCCGTAATAGATGGTGTAACAGATAGCTTCTATGGAATGGGAAGACCAGTTAACGTTAAATTCTACGATCAGTCTGGAGAACATGTTTCTGGTTTTTTATATCCTGATGGGTTGGACGGTTCTGCCAATCAAAAAACGACTGCCGTTCGCAATTTAATTTTTGCCGCTGGTTCAGAAATAGCCAATGGCGGCACCATTGAGATTGAGACCTCATATTTTGACACATTGCTGGATAGCTCATACACTCTTTACGATGGTTCTTTTACTAATTTTATTGTAGGAGCAAGCGCCGCAACCAGCGTTACGGATTTTTTAACAACTGGTGATGGTAAAAATCTTGAAGCGCACGCCTTCGCGCCAAATAATCCCTCAACCGCTAAAGAATATTACTTCTTTGAGGATAATGAAGTGGCTCTTGATATACCGGTATTTATTAACGGTGTTAAAGAGGTAATAACTGTCAATAATATTTATGAAGGGAATACAAGTAACGCCCCTGATTCAATTTATATCGGAGATGGTACAGGCAAAAACTTAATAATAAACACTGGTTTCTCACCGACTCTTGTCGGTAATGAAAATGATGATTTAATACTTGGTGGCGGTGACGCTGAGGTGTTAAACGGAAAAGAAGGAGACGATATTTTAATCGCCGGTGGTGGCAATGACTTTCTCATCGGTGGCGAAGGCAACGATTATATAGATGGTGGTGATGGAACCGATACGCTGCAATATCTTCATAGCAATAGTTTCTTTAACAGAACAATAAATATAAAGGAAGGTGTCGGACATGTTCCTTCCTCATTATTTCGTTTTAGTGAAACAGATTCAATATTAAATGTAGAAGAAATAGATTTTGCTGATTCAGCGGACAACATCAATATTACATTACTCGCTAACACTGCCGTTCAGAAAATCCACGCCGGTGACGGAGACGATGAGGTATCAGTTGTTGGTTCACTGGTGGGGACATTCCCGAGAATCTTCCTTGAGAATGGCGACGATACTCTGCTCGCCGCTCCTCGTGGGAGTATCGTCTATGGCGGTAGCGGTGCTGACAAGTTTGAACTTGGCAGTGACTATCTGATAGCCGACGCTGACACCAGCGACACCATCACTTACGGCGGCAGAACAATCCATGGCGGGATTAACTTCAACACCCAAGAATCGCCATGGGCAAAGGGGTTGTATGGCGTGCGTTACGGCCGGAATGACGCTGACGAGCTGGTTATCGTCACTCCTGATGGCAGACAGACTTTCGTTGCTAACTTCAATTTTGACCTGGCGGGTGAGCGCACCGCCGGCTTGCTGGTTGGCGAGGGCAGTCTGGAGTTTTACCGCCTGTTGGAATCCCCGAAAGGCTTTAATCTTTACGGCACGTTTGAGGCGATATTCGGCTATTACATGAAGGCGATATTCGGCATCACCTTCTTTCCGGGCATTGACCCGCTGATACTGGACATGGATGGTGACGGGGTGGAACTGAACGCCCGTCTTGGTGTCTCGCCTTTTTATGATATTGACGCTGACGGATTCGCCGA from Rickettsiales bacterium includes these protein-coding regions:
- a CDS encoding DUF3592 domain-containing protein → MTEKIFLISIQIIGVLLLLFLTFYIPYRLALRNKEKRTIFIKNAVRTEGTIEGIVLANIKPIHFSLKYFFTDKHGGIYKGTDDIGLSIFKYKKGQKITIYYDPNKPDKNIIEHKGKKDSYV